The following proteins are encoded in a genomic region of Liolophura sinensis isolate JHLJ2023 chromosome 7, CUHK_Ljap_v2, whole genome shotgun sequence:
- the LOC135471189 gene encoding uncharacterized protein LOC135471189 — protein sequence MMKSWKHGDHNHEPHHGMEHPKKGHEKWPEHDKWPGHGKWPGKKNDLKWEKWQKMSTQKTSEAPAMEEPRLPDESGWYMPTPSNHKNDNALSARTGAMLTGSAVGIFVLGLVLILLMAIYYRKRKLLARRQRSLAQAQQNLYISGMRFNDGGLDNPTYVVPLNQEEKKIPLDVSTMVSAGDYPALLPPSYQEAIDQSTLPPTYSLDPDDHPEEVPVLRRLSITLPEETAKERTDQDC from the exons AGCCTCATCATGGAATGGAGCACCCTAAGAAGGGTCATGAGAAATGGCCTGAGCACGATAAATGGCCCGGACATGGAAAGTGGCCAGGAAAGAAAAACG ATCTGAAATGGGAGAAATGGCAAAAAATGAGCACACAGAAGACTAGTGAAG CTCCTGCCATGGAGGAACCAAGGCTACCAGACGAATCCGGATGGTATATGC CGACACCATCAAACCACAAAAACGACAACGCGTTATCAGCCCGTACCGGTGCCATGCTTACAGGCTCAGCAGTGGGAATCTTTGTCCTTGGCCTTGTGCTTATTCTTCTCATGGCCATCTATTACCGAAAGAGGAAACTCCTAGCAAG ACGCCAACGCTCTCTGGCACAAGCCCAGCAGAACCTCTATATATCAGGAATGAGATTTAACGATGGTGGCCTG GACAACCCGACCTATGTGGTACCCTTAAACCAGGAAGAGAAAAAGATTCCCCTTGATGTGTCCACCATGGTATCTGCTGGTGACTACCCGGCTTTGCTCCCACCAAGCTATCAGGAGGCCATCGACCAATCCACTCTCCCGCCCACCTACTCTCTTGACCCGGATGATCATCCTGAAGAAGTTCCTGTCTTGCGCAGGCTGTCCATTACCTTACCAGAAGAAACAGCAAAGGAAAGAACCGACCAAGACTGCTAG